A stretch of the Sulfurimonas sp. HSL-1656 genome encodes the following:
- a CDS encoding CusA/CzcA family heavy metal efflux RND transporter produces MMDALLRFALSQRIIILLLAAAVAIYGVLSYGKLVIDAFPDVSSTQVKIIIKAPGMTPSEVEQQITIPVELEMQGIPHQTMVRSISKYALADITIDFEEGTDLYWARDRVYQRFTAAKNELPENIGGGIAPITTPLGEILMFTIESESLSLMEKRTLLDWTIRPALRSVPGVADVNALGGLVKSFIVKPDFARLSAYGIPVSQLIEVIERNNANYGAGRVEQGDEAMIVRVLGKQTGIESIRELVLAQREGSTVYVGDVADVSVGAVTRYGYVTKDGKGEAVEGLVLGLKGADASRTVAAVKTRLAELEKNLPEGTKLNVFYDRSDLVGKAVNTVQKALLEAVVLIIVILLLMLGDIISALTVALILPMAILSAFILMHLFGISANLMSLGGIAIAIGMIVDSAVVMVENIVAWLGHPKYAHEPRTRLIYLAAKEVSLPIVSGVVIIITIFSPLLMLQGLEGKLFAPVALSIVFSLASSILFALYLIPVIAGMSIKKAHDEPTWLVRKLENLYIPTLLRAFRFEKPIYVLLVLLVPLSVYMFGSVGKTFMPTMDEGNIVIGVESDPAINIPAGIMLSTQIQQQLMAAVPEIKSIIARSGSDEIGLDPMGLNDTDTFLVLHPKSEWRTPDPDWLRAQMRTVLEGITGIEYGFTQPIEMRTSEMLTGARGDVVVKLFGDDLETLNTLGTKIADLLRATVGSEDVYMRQNEGVSYQQVVFDKKQLTKYGLNLDEAAQILAIAVMGAEAGKIYEGMKQFSILIRGDYAQNDLPLSSIYLTTPAGERIAFSNIAHIERTAGSVEIKHEGAQRFVSIQTNVSGTDLTTFVAAIAAQIEQEVSLPAGYRLEYGGEFKNQQRTMARLSIVVPIALAVIFMILFFTFRSLRQAAAVFAMIPLALTGGIAGLMASGHYLSVPASVGFIALLGIAVLNGVVMVSYFNELVKTMPLEDAVIEGAKRRLRPVLMTALIAAFGLVPMLYATGPGSEIQKPLAIVVITGLISSTLLTLIILPILYRRIEAKNELQYTV; encoded by the coding sequence ATGATGGACGCGTTGCTGCGTTTCGCGCTCTCGCAGCGCATCATCATCCTCCTGCTGGCCGCCGCCGTCGCCATCTACGGGGTGCTCTCCTACGGGAAACTCGTCATCGACGCCTTCCCCGACGTCTCCTCGACCCAGGTGAAGATCATCATCAAGGCCCCGGGCATGACCCCGAGCGAAGTGGAGCAGCAGATCACCATCCCCGTCGAGCTGGAGATGCAGGGCATCCCCCACCAGACGATGGTCCGCTCCATCTCCAAGTACGCCCTGGCCGACATCACGATCGACTTTGAAGAGGGCACCGACCTCTACTGGGCCCGCGACCGCGTCTACCAGCGTTTTACGGCCGCCAAGAACGAGCTGCCCGAAAATATCGGCGGGGGGATCGCCCCCATTACGACGCCACTGGGCGAGATCCTGATGTTCACCATCGAATCGGAAAGCCTCAGCCTGATGGAGAAGCGCACCCTACTCGACTGGACGATCCGTCCGGCCCTGCGCAGCGTCCCCGGCGTCGCCGACGTCAACGCCCTGGGCGGCCTGGTCAAAAGCTTCATCGTCAAGCCCGACTTCGCCCGCCTCTCCGCCTACGGCATTCCCGTCTCCCAGCTCATTGAGGTGATCGAACGCAACAACGCCAACTACGGCGCCGGGCGGGTCGAGCAGGGCGACGAGGCGATGATCGTCCGGGTGCTTGGCAAACAGACCGGCATCGAAAGCATCCGCGAACTCGTCCTCGCCCAGCGCGAAGGGAGCACCGTCTATGTCGGCGACGTCGCCGACGTCAGCGTCGGGGCCGTCACCCGCTACGGCTACGTCACCAAAGACGGCAAAGGCGAAGCGGTCGAGGGGCTGGTACTGGGCCTCAAAGGCGCCGACGCCTCCCGGACCGTTGCCGCCGTCAAAACGCGCCTGGCCGAACTGGAGAAAAACCTCCCCGAGGGCACGAAGCTGAACGTCTTCTATGACCGCAGCGACCTCGTCGGCAAAGCCGTCAACACGGTCCAGAAGGCGCTGTTGGAAGCCGTCGTGCTCATCATCGTCATCCTGCTGCTGATGCTCGGCGACATCATCTCCGCGCTCACCGTCGCGCTCATCCTGCCGATGGCGATTCTGAGCGCCTTCATCCTGATGCACCTCTTCGGCATCAGCGCCAACCTGATGAGCCTCGGGGGGATCGCCATCGCCATCGGGATGATCGTCGACTCCGCCGTCGTCATGGTCGAGAACATCGTCGCCTGGCTGGGGCATCCCAAATACGCGCACGAACCGCGTACGCGCCTCATCTACCTGGCGGCCAAGGAGGTAAGCCTGCCGATCGTCTCGGGTGTCGTCATCATCATCACGATCTTCTCGCCGCTGCTCATGCTGCAGGGGCTGGAGGGCAAACTCTTCGCCCCGGTGGCGCTGAGCATCGTCTTCTCCCTGGCCTCCTCCATTCTCTTCGCCCTCTACCTCATCCCCGTCATTGCCGGGATGAGCATCAAGAAGGCCCACGACGAACCGACCTGGCTCGTACGCAAGCTCGAGAACCTTTACATCCCGACGCTCCTGCGCGCCTTCCGGTTCGAAAAGCCTATTTACGTCCTGCTGGTACTGCTTGTGCCGCTCTCCGTCTACATGTTCGGCAGCGTCGGCAAGACCTTCATGCCGACGATGGACGAAGGCAACATCGTTATCGGCGTCGAGTCCGACCCCGCCATCAACATCCCGGCGGGGATCATGCTCAGCACCCAGATCCAGCAGCAGCTCATGGCGGCGGTACCCGAGATCAAGTCCATCATCGCCCGCAGCGGCTCGGACGAGATCGGGCTTGATCCCATGGGGCTCAACGACACCGATACCTTCTTGGTGCTGCACCCCAAGTCCGAGTGGCGCACGCCTGACCCCGACTGGCTCCGGGCGCAGATGCGCACGGTGCTTGAAGGGATCACCGGGATCGAGTACGGTTTCACCCAGCCCATCGAGATGCGCACCTCCGAGATGCTGACGGGTGCGCGCGGCGACGTCGTCGTCAAACTCTTCGGCGACGATCTCGAGACCCTCAATACCCTGGGGACAAAGATCGCCGACCTTCTGCGGGCGACCGTGGGGAGCGAAGACGTCTACATGCGCCAGAACGAAGGGGTGAGCTACCAGCAGGTCGTTTTCGACAAGAAACAGCTCACCAAGTACGGCCTCAACCTCGACGAGGCGGCGCAGATCCTCGCCATCGCCGTGATGGGTGCCGAGGCGGGCAAGATCTACGAGGGGATGAAACAGTTCTCCATCCTCATCCGCGGCGACTACGCGCAAAACGACCTGCCGCTCTCGTCGATCTACCTCACGACCCCGGCGGGCGAGCGCATCGCCTTCTCCAACATCGCGCACATCGAGCGCACGGCGGGGAGCGTCGAGATCAAGCACGAGGGGGCCCAGCGCTTCGTCTCCATCCAGACCAATGTCAGCGGGACCGACCTTACCACCTTTGTGGCGGCGATCGCCGCGCAGATCGAACAGGAAGTCTCCCTCCCGGCAGGGTACCGGCTGGAGTACGGCGGGGAGTTCAAAAACCAGCAGCGTACCATGGCGCGCCTCTCCATCGTCGTGCCCATCGCCCTGGCGGTGATCTTTATGATCCTCTTCTTCACCTTCCGCTCCCTGCGGCAGGCCGCCGCCGTCTTTGCGATGATCCCGCTGGCGCTGACGGGCGGGATCGCGGGGCTGATGGCAAGCGGCCACTACCTCTCCGTCCCCGCCTCGGTCGGTTTCATCGCCCTCTTGGGGATCGCCGTGCTCAACGGGGTCGTCATGGTCAGCTACTTCAACGAGTTGGTCAAAACGATGCCGCTGGAAGATGCCGTGATCGAAGGGGCGAAACGGCGCCTCCGACCGGTCCTGATGACGGCGCTCATCGCCGCCTTCGGCCTGGTACCGATGCTCTATGCCACCGGTCCCGGCTCCGAGATCCAGAAACCCCTCGCCATCGTCGTCATTACCGGCCTGATCAGCTCGACCCTGCTCACCCTGATCATCCTGCCGATCCTCTACCGGCGGATCGAAGCGAAGAACGAGTTACAATATACTGTGTGA
- a CDS encoding efflux RND transporter periplasmic adaptor subunit, with amino-acid sequence MKYIMPLLITLMLPLAAADRIDPGTLQVALSAPKAQTELPLGNYLGTYNYPPASRFTVSANTEGFVTRVAVKPFAHVKRGQTLFTLKSPKLLDMQSEYIATLLELEYYDKEVKRLEPLASKGVVASKQLTESRNRRQKLDASTAFQRDVLLAYGLTPSQLKRIAAQHKPDPVLTISAPAAGSIASMNVQKGAYVAEGAVLAQLVDTTECHFEIDMPWETADTLALGEKLSAGTRSFTVFAKAPQIDPVSQTRAIDLHEGGECGERGGASMNLALSRAAKAWKVPAASVTELDGHSVVFAKRSDGFEPLPVTVLSRREGFCYVTGALHADDRVAASSVLALRSAAAGGE; translated from the coding sequence ATGAAATACATTATGCCCCTGCTCATCACCCTTATGCTGCCGCTCGCCGCAGCCGACCGGATCGATCCCGGCACCCTGCAGGTCGCGCTGAGCGCACCCAAAGCCCAGACGGAACTCCCCCTCGGCAACTACCTCGGTACCTATAACTACCCCCCCGCGTCCCGCTTTACCGTCAGCGCCAACACCGAGGGGTTCGTCACCCGCGTGGCCGTCAAGCCCTTTGCCCATGTGAAAAGGGGGCAGACGCTCTTCACCCTCAAAAGCCCGAAACTCCTTGATATGCAGTCCGAGTACATTGCGACCCTGCTGGAGCTGGAGTACTACGACAAAGAGGTCAAACGCCTCGAACCGCTGGCAAGCAAGGGAGTCGTCGCCTCCAAGCAGCTCACCGAGAGCCGCAACCGCCGCCAGAAACTCGACGCCTCCACTGCGTTCCAGCGCGATGTCCTGCTCGCCTACGGCCTGACACCCTCGCAGCTCAAACGGATTGCCGCGCAGCATAAGCCCGACCCGGTTCTCACCATTTCCGCCCCGGCCGCGGGCAGTATCGCGTCAATGAACGTGCAAAAGGGTGCTTACGTCGCCGAGGGTGCCGTCCTGGCCCAGCTCGTCGATACGACCGAGTGCCACTTCGAGATCGATATGCCGTGGGAGACTGCCGATACCCTCGCCCTGGGGGAGAAACTGAGCGCCGGAACACGCAGCTTCACCGTCTTCGCCAAGGCGCCGCAGATCGACCCCGTATCGCAGACCCGCGCCATCGACCTCCACGAGGGCGGCGAATGCGGCGAGCGGGGCGGGGCGAGTATGAACCTCGCGCTTTCGCGCGCCGCGAAGGCGTGGAAGGTCCCGGCCGCTTCGGTCACCGAGCTCGACGGGCACAGCGTGGTCTTCGCCAAACGCAGCGACGGCTTCGAACCCCTCCCCGTCACCGTCCTCTCGCGACGTGAAGGGTTCTGCTACGTGACCGGCGCGTTGCATGCGGACGACCGCGTTGCCGCCTCCTCCGTCCTGGCCCTGCGCAGCGCTGCCGCCGGGGGTGAATGA